The stretch of DNA TGTCAAAAAACCGAAATTATGAAGTTTACACTTTTCGCATTCCTTTTTTTCTTTGATTTTGCAACTACTAAACTTGTATATGCCATTAATCCAGCGACTACTTATACAGTTATTGCTATTCGTGGGGCTGTAAAAAATGCTGGAAATGGACTATTGCTAAGGACAAGAAGCCGGTTCAATCAAGAAGACCGACTTTATTTTTCCTCTCCGAAAGACAAATTATTAGTTGTAAATGAGCTTGGACAAACCTTTTTATGCTTATATGCCGATACTAATAAAGGTTTTCAGCTACATCCGAGCAAAACACCCCAAAACACTCGTCCAGGTGCACCTTTGAACTTTTTAGCATTAAATCAATATTTCTCAATCGATACTATCTATGTCTTTGATAATCAGCTAGAAGTGATTACTAATTCAGTAGAGTGCCCTATGAATAAAGAACAATTCTTTTATGTGCAATTTAAGTGGAAAGACAAGATGGTAAACAAAAAATTATCGTTTAATGGTGATACTTTACTCATCTCTAGGGAAGATTTATATCAAGTAAAAGGTCAGCAAATCGAGGAAGGCAGCGTTGAAAACCAAGCGCTTCTACATTATGATTTGCCTCGGCAAGTTTCTCTTCCTATTAGTGACCTGAAGTTAGTTTTTCTGAATACTGATCAACTTACTGAAGAAATAAGTACCCTTTTAGACACTATTGATAAGTTTGATAAAGAAACGCAGTATAATAAAATTGAGGCTTTCATCTTCACCTATTATGGCCGAACAGACGAAGCTAATTTTGAAAAATGGTTAACCAAACATTTTCGTGAATAACCATTCCCTCAATGAAGGCTTCAATTGACTTCGATAGATGCTGTATTTACTAAACGTGGTAAAACAAGCACCTTCTTTGCACTTAATTTTATCTATGAAATAGATATGAAAAAGCTTTTTATCTAACTATAACTCGATATTATGACAAATCCGCCAAAGAAAATCTCTTTTATTCTAGCACTATTTTTCCCATTGCTTTTAGCAGCCCAAGGAGAAATTCAGCCCGTTGTACAATTTGGTCACCCTGGCTATGTTATTCAACAAATTATCCTTTCCCCTGATAATGAGATAATGGCAACTACCGATGGTGAATTTTTAAAACTTTGGGATATGTCTTCGCAGCTAGAATTACGATCCTTCCGGGGAGATAATAGTCGCTTGGGCGAGATAGTTTTTTCAGCAAATGGAGATACTATTAGTTACACTTCAGGCAGATACCGTTACAATAGAAGTGTCTTGACCGGTGAAATATCTTCAAGAATAGATTTGGTGAAAAAAGCTGAAGAAGAAAGGAAAAGACGGTTAGAGGAGGAAAAAGAGCAAAAAGACCAAAAGAAAGGAAAACGCACTCCAATAATAATATTTAATAAACCCGCAGAGAAAGTCGAAGAAAGCGGAGAAAAATACGTACATACAATATTTAGTCAAGATGGCACCTTAAAGGCTTTAATTGAAGAAAACACCTTAACGGTCATAGAAGAAAAGAACGACAGAAAAGTTCAAGAAATAAAAATTGGCGCTGATCAAGATCAAAAGGTAGAAACTTCAAAAATAATGGGATTATTTAGGAAAGATAAAAACGAATCTACTAGTGACTTTGACTATCTCTTTCAAGACATAAGATTTTCACCAGACAATCAGTCAATTCTTGTTGATACCACTTTGTACGATATTACTACAGGTAAGGTGAAATTTCAATTTTCCCCTCATAAATTTAAAATAAGAGTCAACTCTTTATTCTTCCAACCAAATTCGAGTAATCTTATTTTTTGTGGTGAAGTGTTGAATGTTCAGGAACAAGAAGAGCGTAAAGAAGAGAATGTAGAACAAGCAAATGAATTGGAAAAACTCTACCACATCTTAAAACAGAGCTATCAGGTAAATCTTGCCCTTGGAAATACTGTTATTTTTGCCAATACAACGACTGGAAAAATTAGCAGTGAAGGAAATTTGGCAAGTGTCAACACCTCAAACTTTACTAGAGATCAACGTTACTTAATTACAGGACACCTAGACAAATCTGTTTACCTCTGGGATTTAAAAACTCACACTAAAAGATTAGAAATAAAGTTACGCCCAGCAGAAGATCATGAAGCTATTAATATTTTTGGTATCACCCATATTGTTCAAACAAATGACGATAAATACCTTATTGTTGCCTGTGCGGGCAGCGTGCCACAAGATCGCCTTACCTTGTGGGATATTGAAACGGGCAGGAAAGTTAATAGTTTTGGAGCAGCAATCCCTCCTATTAGTTTGGAGGTTCGACCTTCTCTTTCCGATTCCATCATTGTTCAGGAATATAAAGAATATCTGTTCCCATTTGAGCAATTGAATTACAAAGAATATGGAGCTTATCGTTTGCTAAACCTTAGAAATGGCAAAGCTCCGGCCTTGTATCCAAAGTTCGACTCCATTACTTTCAGCCCTAAACTGGATTACTACCTAGTTCAGGCCAATGAGTTCCAGCCTATAAAAATTTATGGATCTGAATATAATGAATTCACAGCAGAACTAAAAAATAGCCAGCAATCTTTCGAAGTAGTTGCTTTTAGCAACAATGCCAAATGGGTAGCTGCTTATAATGGTAGGAGTATTTATATATGGAACACCCAGGATGGTTCCTTGGCATACACGCTCCCACAAGGTAAATGGAAAATGCTACAGCTTGTTTTTTCTCCTAATGACGACTACCTTATTAGCACCTATGATCCTAAGCGGATTTATTTCTATAGCATGGATAATCCTTCAGAAATTTACTACGAGAAAAAGCCAGATATGCTAGAGCAAACTAATGATGGAATTAAAGATGTCACCACTCAATTAGAAGATTGGACCACCAAGGAAAATGGCCAGAAAATATGGGCCTTTGATATCAACGGTCACCCCATATCTCCGCTTAGCAACTCCAGTTTCGCTCGATGGGATAATAGAATCACCAATGCCCGAAAAGCTACCGAACTTTTTGATTTACTAGTTTTTAGGGAGTATTATGATATAGAAATTAGTCCAGATGGGAAATATGCCGCCGCATGGCGAGATGACCTCGCTTCCGTACAATTTATTGATTTGGAAAATAAAAAAAATATAACACTCGTTCAAGACAATGCTGTACAATTAACCAGCGCTGCCGCTGCTATCTGGTTATCTCAAAGTCAGGATAAGGAGAGTGTACAACAATTTATTCAAACCTACTTACGAGACAGGTTAGCGTTTAGAGAGTTTACCGCTATTAGTCCTTTATGGGATCGTATGGCCATAGCTACTAAGTCGAACAAAGAAAATGGTCTATTGATTAGTGTAGTGCCTATCGGAGAGAAACAAGGATGGGTCCAAAGGTTAAAGAACAAAGAAATAGAGGGTACATACCGCTTAGAAGCTAGTGGAGACTATGCAGAGGGAATCATCTTCAGCCCCGATGGGCAACTGATTGCTGCAAGTAGTAATAGCCTTAATAGCATCCGTATCTGGAATGCAAATGATGGTAGCATACTTAAAACATTGGAAGGACATAGCGGGAAGATTGCCTTTACTTCAAACAGTAAAACCTTAATTAGTTCGGGCTGGGATCGACAGGTCAAAGTATGGGATATTAACACTGAAAAAGAACTATATAGTTTTATTGCCATTAAAGGAGAAAATGATTACGTCAATATTATCCCGACTGGCTACTACAATGCATCAAGAAAAAATTCAGGTGCTATTGCATTTGCATATGGTAAAGATGCATATCCTTTTGACCAATTTGATATCCAGTTTAACCGCCCCGATCTGCTGCTGAAAGAATTTGAGAACTCTATTGCTTTGGGTAAGAATGAAGCACCTAATAATGTGCTGATCGATGCCTATTATCGCAGTTATTTGAAGCGGTTGGAGAAACTCAAGCTATCAGAGAACACTTTTAGGGAATATGTAAGCCTACCTAAGCTAGTAGTTGCCGAACACCCACTGTCACAAAACATTCGTCAGCTTACTATCCAGGTACAAGCAGAAGATAAGCAGTATCGCCTCAATAATTTGTTTGCTACTATTAATGGTGTACCGGTACTAGATGGTGGCAACCGAGATATTTCAGGCAATGCTAGCCGAAAGTATGCTGGAAATATTAGTTTCGATTTATCAGAAGGAGAGAATCTCCTGCAAGTATATGTAGTCAATGAAAATGGTACAGCGTCTTTAAAATATAATACGACCATTACTTATACTGGCCCTCTTGCAAAAAAGACATTACACATAGTGACTTTAGGTACTTCTATATTTGCGAACAACCAGTACAATTTAGATTTCGCAACTAAAGATTTGGTTGATTTCCGAACCCTATATCGCCAACGATCAGCAGGTTTTGACGATATTGTTGAACATCGGCTCGAAGGTCAAGATTTTACTTTAGCAAAATTCCGAGTACTAAAGAATAAGCTAAGTCAAGCTAAGCCCGATGACGAAGTTATTTGCTTTATTTCCACGCATGGATTACTTGACGGAAAACTTGATTATTACTTAGCCACTTATGATGTCAATTTCCAGAAACCTAGTGAGCGAGGACTTTCTTATTCCGAGGTAGAAAATTTTCTGCTGCGTATTGGAGCTCGAAAAAAGTTAGTCTTTATGGATGCTTGTCATTCCGGCGAGTTAGACAGCAAGGATATAGAGGCAATTCGGAAAGCTCAAGAAATTCCTGGAGCAATAGAATTTTCAACTAAAGGGGTTAGATCTACAGGTTGGGAACAACTGCCAGGACAGCAGTCTTTTGATTTGATGAAAGAACTGTTTGTAGACCTTAGGGTAGGTACAGGAGCTACTATAATTGCCAGTGCTAGTGCTGTTCAATTTGCCTACGAAGGAGAAGAATGGGAAAATAGTGCTTTTACCTATTGTCTTTTAAGGGCACTCAAAGAAAAGGTAGCCGACTTAAATAATAATGATGCAATTACAGTATCCGAAATCCAACAATACCTTGCATATGCAGTATCGAAGATGACTTACAATGGACAGCGACCTATAAATCGAGTTGAGAATATTTTCAACAACTACGTGATTTGGTAAGGCTTTTAACCTAAAAGGGCATGGAGTCGCAGAGAAAAGTTATCCTCTGCGACTCCGTTTCTCCGTGTTCAATTATTTGAAATGAATTTCGGCGGGCTACTTTTTACATAATTCCTATCGCTTTTCTTTTCCTAATTTTCGCCAGTTTTAGGCCAGTTTCACCTTCACCTCCATCCGCTTCAGTGTCCACCTGGCCAGGTTAAAATCTCCTTCGATATCTTCTCTTGTTTTGCCATCACCTTTTAGGGTCGAAGGGGCCACTACCTGGCCAAATTCCGATCCTAAACTGGCTTGGGCAAACAAGAAAGGCAGGGTCAATGCTTCTAGAGAAGCAATGACGATGAAGGTGTCCAGCGTTTCCTTGACGATAGGTTGGCCGATGCCAAAGCCGGTACGTTTAGCGATGGAATTGTACAAGATAGCCTTATCCTGGGCGGAAACGGATTTGGGATAATGTTCGTACTTTTGATAAATACCAAATTTTCGGTCTAGGTGAATGAGGTAGAAGTAGAGGTCTGTGCCTGTATTATTGGTAACTTCTATCATATATGGACGGCCTTTTTTCACAGGGTCATATTCAATAGGTACTTGGTAGTTTTTGATGCTGGCGTCCTTGTCTGGTGCAATCAGGTGCTCCTGTTTTTGGTTCTCATTGTCCCAATAAGTGAGTTTCAGACTAATTTCCCGGGGGTCAATCATAGACAGTTCTGGCGCTTGCAGGGCATTGATCTGCTCCCACTTGGCAATGCGACCTAATCTTTCAAGGAAGTATTGACGTGCTTGCACATCCGTGTCAGATAATCCAAAAAGCAACTCCTCTCCTCGATATAAAACATATTGCTTTGGATCTACAGCTATGGTGTAGGCTGCATTGTCCTGGATATCAAATCGCTCTCGGTATTTCTGTTTTTCTAAGTCAATAACCAGCGATTCCTTTGCTTGCTGGGCCAAAGCGTTGGCGCGGATTTCAATTGGTAATTTCCGACCTATCACAGGAACATAAAGCTGCTTGTCAGTAGGAGGTAAATAGCCTTCCTCAAAGGTGATGAAGACCGTACTAGATTCTAGTCCTACTTCTTTTATTTTTGCCTGGCCAACCAGTTCTTCTCCTTCTACTTTTTCATAGATTGGGATGGATAGTTCTCCCCAGCCGTGATAAGGTACGCCATGTAGACTGCCTGCGGCTATTTGCCATGCTCTGTCTTTTTTGATCAATGGACTATAGGCTGCATTTTCTCCTTCGCCTTGCAATAGAAAGGAATGGGTGGGGTTTACCTTTCCGGTGTATTCAAGGTAAGGCGTCTGTTCATTATAGGCCTGGTATTTAACCATCTCATGGAGCATGGTGTATAGTTCTCCATAGGAGGGAAAACTGCTCCCTCTGGCATAGGTATCCAGGGTATTTATTAGGCCTTGGGTAAAAAGTCCACCTGTCGGCAACTCTACCGCACTTTGGTTTGGTGAGCAGGCAGAAAGAGCGATATAATTGATAGGCGGTAACTGTACTTTTTTATGCAAAAGATACTGTTGTTCATAAAATCCATCAAGGTAAGAGCCAAGTGGTCTGCCGAATTCATCCCCAGGGATGTTTCTAAGTTTAACTTGCGCTCTTTCTTGTCGCAACATCGAGCCGGAATGGCAACAGTCGAAAAGGCAGACAAAGTGAATATCTTTCGGGCTGGCACCAGCGGGGTATTGGACTTCAGATACGAGTTGCCTTAGTTCTTTGTCAGCTATATGGTAAATCCCCGGCAGCTTACTGTCATGGCAAACCAACACTTCGTTATGGCCTACAACTGATTCGAGGCCTGCTTCGACGAAGGCATCATGGGTATACTCCCAGGATCCGTGTCCGCTATAATGAAACACGGCAATATCTCCGTCTCGTAGTTGTTGAAAATGGGCCCTGAAGTTGGAAATAATCCCTGCCCTGGTTGCTTCTTCATTGATAATGGTCCGGCATTGGCTTTTGGGTATGGCTAAACGTTTTCGTAAAAACGAAGACAATGATTGTACATCATTAACACAACCATCTAAATTGGCAATATTTTCACTTTTGTAAGTGTTAATTCCAACCGAAAACAACCAAATTTTGCTTTCAACTTTGCTAATGGATTTGGTTTGAACTGCAATTGTAGCTTCGGTCGTAACATCAGTTGCCTCAACCTCCGGTACTATCTCCTCAAAGACCAGGTCGTCGGGTGTAAGGGTGCTTTTTGTTTTAAATCTTCCAGCTTGCCATGGCAATGCTTTTTTTATGCCTTTTAATTTAAAAAGCGGCGTGATGCCCTTTTGAGCAATCGCTTTAGCACTGATGGATTGGCCCGAAATCACCTCAAATCCTAATGAGGTATCTGCTAAATTAAGTTCTCCCTGCCCAATCGCTACATTGGCTTTTACCTTTATCTCTGCTTCTTTATCTTCAGAGACGATTATAGTCCCGCTAGCTCCTTGAATGACTTCGGTGACCACCACCCATTCTTTTTCCCATTTGACGCCATTTCCGGACAATTGATATCGCCGCTCAATCTCCTGGCCTAAAGTTATTTGATTTTCAATCACTAGGGTCTTGGCCTCGTTCACTTTTATCAATACGGCTTTCTCTGCTTTAAAGCTTACTTGAAAACCCGCATCGGCTTTACTCAATCCTATCCCCTCTGGAGCTGCCTCCCCCGCCAATTTGGTAGTAATCCTGGCTTGTTTGTCGGATACAAAATCAAGTTGACCTACTTGATCACTTTCTCTAACTTTGAAGGAAATTCCAAGATTGGCCAAATTATCAATATACTCGAAGTGGTGCCCTTGCAATATCCCAATATCTCCCAGGTGAATCGGTTTATTGGGTTCCCAGGCGCCGAAATAGCGATATTGTTTGTATACGGTCTCGGTATAAAACTTAGCTGGCATAATGTTGTTTTCCTGATATTGAATAAATACGCTTTAGAATAATATTACTGCGCTGCCGCCCCATAGGGCCCGCCTTGCCTAATAAAATACCATTTTTGTGCTCATCGTCAACTAAAAGGTTTGATCAACGCTCATCCTGTATAATTTGCGGGATCGCTGATAATTGTCATTTTAAGCTGACTACTAAAAAAATCAGAAAAGGATGAATTTTCCTAAAATTAAAGGATAATATGTAAATTCGCTATACTTACTCCATAAGAAAAAGTGAAATGCAATTTATTTTTTGTGAATGACATTTACCCGAAGGTGAATGACAAAAGACATAGACTTTGTAAGAGCATCCTAAATAATTTTTCCACATAGAAAAGAAATCATTGCCAATGATGATAGTTCAAGTTCGCGTCTCAACTAACACTTACATCAGTTCACTTCTTCAAATGGTCATTTCACCCTACTGATTAATTCATTCACAATTTCTAATAAAGACAACTAATTAAATACCTTATCTTTGTTTTATTAGACATACATTTACTACAATCACATTACTAATTTAATAAAACATTCTTATGGAGACGCAAAATGCAGCATATTTCCAAAAAGAAATATTACCTAAATTGAATCATAAGGCGACCATTCAAATCGTGAGTGAGGTTATTGATCATGCTAAAACGCTGGAAGCTACAATGGAAGAAGGGAAACCCCGTGACCAAAAACCTAAACCTGATTTAGGAAAATGTAATGATCTTAGAATTCAATTGAACCGCATTTCAAAACAATATCCGGAAAGCGATCTAAACAAGGACAGTGTCAAAGGTGATGTTGAAAGATTGTTGGACTATACAGAACAATTGGAAGGAAAGGTAAAAAACCATGCTGTAAAAGCTGAATAATTAGCTATACCTTTTATTTAAATAAACACCTAAGAGCCTATCGGAGAAGTGCTAATGAGGTGAGAGCGAGCAAATATTATTCTGAACGAGGCGCGCGGAAGGGGCATAACCGAAGCTACGTGACTGACAAGCAATGAAGCGCAGAATAATAATTGCCGCTCGCAGGCCATTAAGTGCTTCTCCAGCAATCTCCTAGACTTGGATAATAGCTAAAAAACTTTCTGATGAGATTTATAAGCCCTAATTTGAGCTTAGAGCATGTTTGGAGGTCACCCTTTGGGCCAAAAAATGTCTCTTTTTCGCTGATACTTCGTTGCTTTTTTTGTCCGTACCTAAGGGTATGCACTTCAAAAAGCGCCTCGTTTCATCAAAAAATTGCCACTTTTTATCTCCAAAAGCGACCTCCAAACATGCTCTTAGCCTTCAGGGTCCTATTTTTTAACTTAATGACTCTGGGGCTTATCGCTCAGAATCAAGTTACGAATACAATTGTTTGTGAATTAGATGGCATTATCCCTGATTCAATTCAATTTTCACTAAATAGAATCAATAAAAAAAAAGAAAAGATCGATTTCCTCCAATTAAAAATCGGTAAGCTCAGGCATTCAGATCCGCAACTTGCTTTTCTGCTGGCAAGGGAAGGGGAACGCCAAAGCAAAAGTTCAGGATGGGAACAACAAAGAGCCCAATTCTTGTTGTGGCAAGCCGTTATTTGCAGTTTTTTAAATACAGCAGGTGATCAAAATTACCAACAATTAGAATGGGCTAAAATCGCTTCAGAAATCTTCAAAAGAAAAAAAAATGCACAGGATTATGTTAATGCACTTTCATGGGTCGGCCAAATTGCCTATAATTTAAATGACTTTGAATATGCCTATGATATCAATAAAGAAGCAGCCACATTAGTCGCAAATTTAGAAGATAGTAAATTAAAACACCAAATTTTAGGCAATATCCAACGGCTTCAAGGAAATCTTGCCTATATGTCTGATAGCAGTGAGCAAATAGTTCTTCAGGCCTATACTAAAAGTAGGGAAAATTATGAAAAAGCTGGTGACGATTTCGGACTAGGAGTTATTTATGAGGCGCTGGCTATTATTTATACGAAGTATAAAAAAAATGATATTGAAGGAATCGTTTCCTATTATGAGAAAGCTATAGAACAATTTAAAAAAATAAAGAATAGCTCTTCTTTGGCAGGTTCCTACCTGGAGTTATCAACGTATTATTCCAAATTATATCTTGATTCAAAAGAGGTTGAATGGTTTAATTCAGCAAATAATTATTTAAGGGTTTTGACCAAAACCCCAGCTCCTGATCAGTGTGAAAGGTTTTATGAATTGGGCAGCAATTATCAAACTAGAGCTGTGCAGCTTTTTGATAGCTTAAATATGTATTCGCCTGAACTATTGGATTCGGCTTTGTTGGCCTTCAGCAACGGATTAAAGTTAGTTGATAAGGAAGTAAACAAAAAATGTTTGGAAGATTTAGTAAGAGGGGCTTCTGCTATTTGTCCCTATATCGATAAAAATAAATGTACTCAGCTTTTTCGGCTTGTTGATTCGACTCACCGAAATATTTTATTGGCTAATGAAGAAATTCTGAAAAGTGCTAAAAAAGAAAGCGATAATTACCAAAAAGAACTTAGTAAAAGTAAACAACGCCAAATTTTTATTGTCTCAGCTTTAATTATTTTCGTCCTTCTTATATTGTTCGGAGCATTATTTGCTCAACAACGCTGGCGCAATGTCAAAGCCACCCTCGACATGCGCATGAAAGCCTTAAGGGCCCGTATGAATCCACACTTCATTTCTAATTGTCTCAATGCTATCGACTCACTGGTCAATCAGAATCGAAATGATGAAGCTTCTAAATACTTAATTGATTTTGATCGACTTTGCCGACAAATCTTAGATAATTCAAATGAAGAACTTATTCCCTTACGGGAAGAGTTAGATACCTTGGCTAATTTTATATCACTAGAAAAACTTCGCCTGGATGACAACCTTACGTATTACCTAAAGGTTGATGAACACGTAAATCAGGATGAGGTTCATATTCCTTCTATGCTGCTACAGCCTTTTGTCGAAAATGCGATTTGGCATGGTATTCAAAAGAAACAAGCACCCGGAATCTTGAAAGTCGAAATCAAACAAAAAGAAGGAAAATACCTCGAATGCATGGTAGAAGATGATGGAATCGGACGGGAAAAAGCCAGGCAAATGGAAGAAAATTCAGTACTAGATCGGCAATCCTGGGGCTTAAGTATCACAGAAGAACGAATCAAAGCCCTAAAAAATATTAGTGGCTCAGAACTGGACATCATTGACCTTTATGATGACAAGGGAGAAGCCAGAGGTACCAGGGTTCATATTTTATTACCAGTCCTTAAAAACAAAGCATTACACGATGAAGGCAATCATAGTTGAAGATGAAAAAAAAGGCGTTGAAAATTTAATGGTGAAACTCGAACGCCATTGTCCACATGTGGAAATCATCGCTATCTGCTATACGGGTGAATCGGCCATAAAGGAGATTGAGGCCATGGAACCTGATCTCGTTTTTTTAGACATCCGTTTGGGGTCTATGTCTGGCTTTGATGTACTGGATAAATTGCGACATATTCACTTCGAATTGATTTTCACAACCAGCTACAATCAATATGCCATCAAAGCGATAAAGGAAAGTGCTGTTGATTATTTGCTCAAACCGATCAAACCTGAAGAGCTGGAAACTGCCGTAGAAAGGGCCAGAGAAAGAATTATGACTTCTAAGGTAGTTAGCCGTATTGCTGTCCCCATCAGCAATGGTTTCCGTTTTATTCCCGTAAATAATATTTCCTATTGTAAGGCGGATGATAATTGTACCCACATTTATCGCCTTGACGGGTCGAGGGTATTCGTTACCAGGCCCTTAGGAGATATTGAGCGAAAATTGCCTGCCGATAAATTCTACCGCATTCACAGGAGTTCACTGGTAAATTTAGACTTTGTGGATGCCTTTAAGAGAATTGCCGGCGGCCTCGTTGTGCTGCAAAATGATGTGGAACTTAGTGTTTCCCGTTCGCGAAGAGATGAACTACTCTTGCGATTGAATAATAGCAAAAACCTTCAGTGATTTGACTTACTATTTAGCTTAGGCAAAGCGCCAAAGTGAATTCGAATTCGGAAATGGGGAGACGGAATGCATTCTCGCATTTCATGGCGTAACATTTCCATTTTTCCGAATTCA from Saprospiraceae bacterium encodes:
- a CDS encoding caspase family protein; the encoded protein is MTNPPKKISFILALFFPLLLAAQGEIQPVVQFGHPGYVIQQIILSPDNEIMATTDGEFLKLWDMSSQLELRSFRGDNSRLGEIVFSANGDTISYTSGRYRYNRSVLTGEISSRIDLVKKAEEERKRRLEEEKEQKDQKKGKRTPIIIFNKPAEKVEESGEKYVHTIFSQDGTLKALIEENTLTVIEEKNDRKVQEIKIGADQDQKVETSKIMGLFRKDKNESTSDFDYLFQDIRFSPDNQSILVDTTLYDITTGKVKFQFSPHKFKIRVNSLFFQPNSSNLIFCGEVLNVQEQEERKEENVEQANELEKLYHILKQSYQVNLALGNTVIFANTTTGKISSEGNLASVNTSNFTRDQRYLITGHLDKSVYLWDLKTHTKRLEIKLRPAEDHEAINIFGITHIVQTNDDKYLIVACAGSVPQDRLTLWDIETGRKVNSFGAAIPPISLEVRPSLSDSIIVQEYKEYLFPFEQLNYKEYGAYRLLNLRNGKAPALYPKFDSITFSPKLDYYLVQANEFQPIKIYGSEYNEFTAELKNSQQSFEVVAFSNNAKWVAAYNGRSIYIWNTQDGSLAYTLPQGKWKMLQLVFSPNDDYLISTYDPKRIYFYSMDNPSEIYYEKKPDMLEQTNDGIKDVTTQLEDWTTKENGQKIWAFDINGHPISPLSNSSFARWDNRITNARKATELFDLLVFREYYDIEISPDGKYAAAWRDDLASVQFIDLENKKNITLVQDNAVQLTSAAAAIWLSQSQDKESVQQFIQTYLRDRLAFREFTAISPLWDRMAIATKSNKENGLLISVVPIGEKQGWVQRLKNKEIEGTYRLEASGDYAEGIIFSPDGQLIAASSNSLNSIRIWNANDGSILKTLEGHSGKIAFTSNSKTLISSGWDRQVKVWDINTEKELYSFIAIKGENDYVNIIPTGYYNASRKNSGAIAFAYGKDAYPFDQFDIQFNRPDLLLKEFENSIALGKNEAPNNVLIDAYYRSYLKRLEKLKLSENTFREYVSLPKLVVAEHPLSQNIRQLTIQVQAEDKQYRLNNLFATINGVPVLDGGNRDISGNASRKYAGNISFDLSEGENLLQVYVVNENGTASLKYNTTITYTGPLAKKTLHIVTLGTSIFANNQYNLDFATKDLVDFRTLYRQRSAGFDDIVEHRLEGQDFTLAKFRVLKNKLSQAKPDDEVICFISTHGLLDGKLDYYLATYDVNFQKPSERGLSYSEVENFLLRIGARKKLVFMDACHSGELDSKDIEAIRKAQEIPGAIEFSTKGVRSTGWEQLPGQQSFDLMKELFVDLRVGTGATIIASASAVQFAYEGEEWENSAFTYCLLRALKEKVADLNNNDAITVSEIQQYLAYAVSKMTYNGQRPINRVENIFNNYVIW
- a CDS encoding caspase family protein: MPAKFYTETVYKQYRYFGAWEPNKPIHLGDIGILQGHHFEYIDNLANLGISFKVRESDQVGQLDFVSDKQARITTKLAGEAAPEGIGLSKADAGFQVSFKAEKAVLIKVNEAKTLVIENQITLGQEIERRYQLSGNGVKWEKEWVVVTEVIQGASGTIIVSEDKEAEIKVKANVAIGQGELNLADTSLGFEVISGQSISAKAIAQKGITPLFKLKGIKKALPWQAGRFKTKSTLTPDDLVFEEIVPEVEATDVTTEATIAVQTKSISKVESKIWLFSVGINTYKSENIANLDGCVNDVQSLSSFLRKRLAIPKSQCRTIINEEATRAGIISNFRAHFQQLRDGDIAVFHYSGHGSWEYTHDAFVEAGLESVVGHNEVLVCHDSKLPGIYHIADKELRQLVSEVQYPAGASPKDIHFVCLFDCCHSGSMLRQERAQVKLRNIPGDEFGRPLGSYLDGFYEQQYLLHKKVQLPPINYIALSACSPNQSAVELPTGGLFTQGLINTLDTYARGSSFPSYGELYTMLHEMVKYQAYNEQTPYLEYTGKVNPTHSFLLQGEGENAAYSPLIKKDRAWQIAAGSLHGVPYHGWGELSIPIYEKVEGEELVGQAKIKEVGLESSTVFITFEEGYLPPTDKQLYVPVIGRKLPIEIRANALAQQAKESLVIDLEKQKYRERFDIQDNAAYTIAVDPKQYVLYRGEELLFGLSDTDVQARQYFLERLGRIAKWEQINALQAPELSMIDPREISLKLTYWDNENQKQEHLIAPDKDASIKNYQVPIEYDPVKKGRPYMIEVTNNTGTDLYFYLIHLDRKFGIYQKYEHYPKSVSAQDKAILYNSIAKRTGFGIGQPIVKETLDTFIVIASLEALTLPFLFAQASLGSEFGQVVAPSTLKGDGKTREDIEGDFNLARWTLKRMEVKVKLA
- a CDS encoding histidine kinase; translation: MLLAFRVLFFNLMTLGLIAQNQVTNTIVCELDGIIPDSIQFSLNRINKKKEKIDFLQLKIGKLRHSDPQLAFLLAREGERQSKSSGWEQQRAQFLLWQAVICSFLNTAGDQNYQQLEWAKIASEIFKRKKNAQDYVNALSWVGQIAYNLNDFEYAYDINKEAATLVANLEDSKLKHQILGNIQRLQGNLAYMSDSSEQIVLQAYTKSRENYEKAGDDFGLGVIYEALAIIYTKYKKNDIEGIVSYYEKAIEQFKKIKNSSSLAGSYLELSTYYSKLYLDSKEVEWFNSANNYLRVLTKTPAPDQCERFYELGSNYQTRAVQLFDSLNMYSPELLDSALLAFSNGLKLVDKEVNKKCLEDLVRGASAICPYIDKNKCTQLFRLVDSTHRNILLANEEILKSAKKESDNYQKELSKSKQRQIFIVSALIIFVLLILFGALFAQQRWRNVKATLDMRMKALRARMNPHFISNCLNAIDSLVNQNRNDEASKYLIDFDRLCRQILDNSNEELIPLREELDTLANFISLEKLRLDDNLTYYLKVDEHVNQDEVHIPSMLLQPFVENAIWHGIQKKQAPGILKVEIKQKEGKYLECMVEDDGIGREKARQMEENSVLDRQSWGLSITEERIKALKNISGSELDIIDLYDDKGEARGTRVHILLPVLKNKALHDEGNHS
- a CDS encoding LytTR family DNA-binding domain-containing protein yields the protein MKAIIVEDEKKGVENLMVKLERHCPHVEIIAICYTGESAIKEIEAMEPDLVFLDIRLGSMSGFDVLDKLRHIHFELIFTTSYNQYAIKAIKESAVDYLLKPIKPEELETAVERARERIMTSKVVSRIAVPISNGFRFIPVNNISYCKADDNCTHIYRLDGSRVFVTRPLGDIERKLPADKFYRIHRSSLVNLDFVDAFKRIAGGLVVLQNDVELSVSRSRRDELLLRLNNSKNLQ